The window GTTCCAAACGTGCTGAAATACTTCCTAATTTGTTCCTCTAGAGACCCATGGAGATTTCCTATAGACTATTCCTATTTCCAAAAGCTTCCATCCCCTATAACCCAATCATGCATGGCAAGTCAAGTGTTATGTAAATAGAAACTTACATGAGAAATGTAAGctcttaaaattaagaaaaccaCATTCTCACAGTAAAATAAACCGGGCAAGATAGAGACAATAACAAATGGGTTTGGAGATGTAGAGGTGAGGGAAGAGAGCATGTAACATGACAAAGGTAAGTATGATTCACACCCTAACGAGTTAAAAATAGACAGATATCCATGCAAATTAGGCGGCCAAAAGAATTGACCATTTTTGCAACGGAGTTCATTTTAGTTTTACAACAGCTAATCTCCAGGACCAAATGTGATCAAATCTAAGCTAACCATTAACAAGTACATGTGCTAAAAAATTTAGCCATGTCCCAATGTACATCATGAGGAAGAAGGAGGGGATGAACTTATCCCCGATTCACCTTCCCCATTCTCATGCTTTACACTTAAGGATAAGGAAATGGGCTCCATATCAACATCCTCTTCTGCATCTACCCCAGAGTTACTAGGTGAAATCATGGACTCGTTTGCAGACACTGCCATTGAGGAACCACAATGATTCGCAGACGGAGAATCTTTGGAAGATTCCTCAGAGAAACTGGAAACTGAAACATTGGGAAAGTTGAGACGGGCACAGGAACCGTACATTGCCCTGGCCGCTTCATCATATGCAAGGGCAGCTCCAATGGCAGTGGGGAAAGTACCTAGCCAAAGCCTATTGCCTCTGTTTGGCTCTCGAATTTCAGCAACCCACTTTCCCCAAGTCCTTTGCCTGACACCTCGGTAGTTACACCGTGAGTTCTCTGGCCCCCCTTTACCTTTCATGCACCCCTTCTTCGATCCTTTGGCAGGAACTTTGCGAATTGGCTTATCTGCATCACTGCTGGAATCAATCTGGGCATTATATTCTTTCCATTTTGCCAGTATCTTAGCCAGGGACTTAGATCCATCCCCTTTGTTATGGGCCTTGGCTAACATCTGCGTGCAATTCAAGTTGAACTATGTAATTACcaacaaaatttacaatgttaACATTACAACATAACAACACTTAATCATACACCTGCCAAGAAAACAAGCCCTCAAGCTTTTGGGTGAGTATTTaccaaattaattttgattaaaattgattttgaagtgatgCAATTTATGTCTAGAAGTGTTTATTCTAAATGCAAGTTAGTAGTAAAACTCAGTATAATTTTGTTACCCAATGCAAAAACTACCTAAAGTTGTTTTAACTCAAAATCAATTCCTCTAAGTGGAACAAAACATGTGGACATTTACCTGATATTTCAACCTGCTTCTTGATAACCCAATGTGAACACAAACAAGTACACAATCAATTCAAAAGGTCACTCACTATAACCCAATTTGTTAGCCTAGCTACAGTGAGAGTGAAACACAGAACCACATTTATCATGTTAATAATTCAACAGCCCCTTCCATAACATGTCAATCTTGCCACCCCTCAAGAAATGTTTCTACTTTCTACTAACCCAACTCTACACTCACCAGTATAaacattatgaaattttttaaaacaatatctAATGCAAATGCAAGCCAGTGATTAGTTGCCCTCCATAGTACCATTACAATTGGGAAtaacaaaaactataaaaaaaaaattagatgggTGAATTACAAGAgagataaaattaactaaaacaaaAACTCTTTCTTTGAAATCAAGTAGAGATGTGAAGAAGAACGAAAAGAGGGTGAAAGAGGTAAGAAACCTGAAAGGGTGTTGGAAAGTTGAAAGCTTTAGTAAGTATCTGTTGTGGGGCGCATCTCTGGTTGGGGAAGATGACGAAGAAAACAGAGATGAGCTCTTCCAACAAACACCGACAACTAATTAGGGTTCACCAGCCGCTTCACTCATCATTTTCGAGGAtatacaaacaaacaaacaatgaagttaataaaaaatgaagcaaaaaagataaataataatattacctCCATCTCttttttgatgttatttttgaagaaggtttctatttttatttacagttattttaaaattttaattaaatggtgatttttattttcaatttaaaaaaaataataattattattttttcagttaACAAAAACTATTTATGCAAGGATATAGgtgtatatatacaaaaaactTAAGagtatatcaataaatttaaagtgaattttatttcaaaatacttagaagtttattttatataatatataaatttgttcaatatatattttttaaaagaattaaaatatttaatagattaTATAATTACACTTCAACTGATATTTCAAAACAttctttaattagaaaatactaATAACTATAGTTCATTTCAATTTATCAAGCTATAGCCCATAAGAACTAACAGATCACAACAGTTGGATGTAACTTTAAGCAAATTAGCAAACAAAAAACAGTGTCTCGAACATAGTATAAAAAGTTGGACTCAAAAGCCAaactttgaaattatttttccaaaattattaattttgtttacacaaaatcatattttgaaaacataGCTAGTACTTCCtatatttctcttttaattttcaattagaataaatttatttctaatgACAAAATAACCAcctcattttgttttctttttatttcctgTTGTTAGGATGTTGTAAAGAAAATAGTATTGTTTGTATAACAATTATAAGTTAACATATaccaataaattaataaaaggaaCAAGTCAAATAAATACCACGTTTGTTAGGTGAGGAGTCCAAACCatggtatttttttaagaagaatGCTCAGTGGCTCAAGTAACGTGAACTATAAGAGATGTTTAGAGGAcactttaataaataaataaaaaatgagcaaAGAACAAAGGAAGGAAAAtgggataaaatatatttggttgttgtttgAGTTTGCACACTTCCCTTTTATATGTGAGTTATATTAACTAATCCATCTTAATGACAGCTGAAGCCAACATTAAAACGGATAAGATCCATTGGGCACATCGACCTCACCTACAGTGCTAGTTAAAGGGCATGCCACGTTTGTCGAGCTGTACTTTACTGTTGAATCTCATTTATCCAAAAGCCCACGTTTAGAAAAATTTAAGGGTGTTCATGAGGCTATTCATTTGAGTTttgggaaaaataaaatctatttttaattggtttcatttcatttacatttttagatttattttgaattaacctGAATCAAACCAAACTAATATTCAACAAGTTGGTTAGGTTTGAAACATATACTAAATTAGTCAAATATATTATGAGAAGATTCGAAAGTTAAAGTTGTGCTATCAATGCGATTAGGCGAAATCAACAATCGTTTGAGGAGGCAAGATGATCCAAAAATAAGGTCGTGTGAGTGTATATGTGTAACGTCCTTTTAGGgtcatgaaaaaaatagaaatgaaagtGTCAAAATAAATCTATGTGTAATCTTTATCAAATATaactcaataataataataataataataataataataataataataataataatactttaaCTTTAACTTGATCGATCCGTCGGTAGAAGGATTTTTTAACCTAGGCAGTTTTGACTTTGATGTGATCTCAATTTTATACTATATATGAAGCgattttttgtgaaaatttagagggcaaaattataatttcaattaaaatatgcaCATGACCTCCTATTCATCACTGTGGGGCCTGAAAGAAAGAATtggaatgttttaattttttatccaacaATTCAGCACCACCattccttcttctctttttctttcatgccactcttcttcttcactccaACTATCGTCCCCTTAACTGCTCATTAGTCTTCACCTTCCAGCAAGTCATTCATCGCCTTCAGGTCTTTACAACAACCAAATTGCACTGCCCtcacttttctctttttcaaaaacacagaaaaaaaaattgtttgtttcttttatttatcttgGAAATTGTAGATAAATTGAACTTTCATTATAGAGGTTCATGAGTTAagttcttaaatttaaaaactattatcCATCAGATTTATTATTATACTTATTCAAAAGTTTTCAATGCTGTATGTTGAGGTCTAGAGAATCAACTTTcaagaatttcattttttttaaaatattatttttttagtattatttgagagaaaaaaaaaagattttttatttttttatttttttgtaaataaaatttaggaacccaaattaaattttaccactaaagtaaaaaatgataaaaaaaatttacatattatataatattataagaactaaaaaataatccaaTAACTCAAAATAAATTCTTCAATAAAAGATCCTCTTAGATGTTACGCTCCTCCATTGTTTTTTCGATAGTTCATCAAATTAGGACCCTCAAATCATTTGACTCTAAAAGAAAGACTGTCAATTATGTCAAAACTGATTTATAATGGCCCATAATCATCCATTTCAATTGGATAATCCCATCATAGCCTTTCATGTCTTCTACAGCTAAAGGGGTTTTACATGCCTCACACAGGATGGCCCTTAATATGGTTAAGTGGATTATTATTGGATTTTTAATGAGGCAACACACCAATAGTAGTTAGCAGCATAGTTTTCACATCTTTAATGTCAAGTTGCAGATACCCTAGGTAATTATGAAGGCAGGTACTATCTTAGACCATAATCCGTCGCAATTAAGACTGAGGGTAAAATTAAGATGGgtcgattttttaaaattaattttaactataaataatttaaaaatgatgtaatttatatttaaataatagtaaaaataagTACAATCCATCTCTATTAATCTTGCCCAATCCGAGTTTGTTTTGATggtttattttagaaattacacatgatatattttaaaattgatggtCTATTAATCTTAGAAAATCTCACTAGTTTCTCTCTTGgtccaaattaaaaaacaaaaagaataaaattggaTGGTACTAATGATTAAACAAGGAAATAAAAGAATTCACATAAAGCTAAGGCGAAATATGTTACAAGGTGAAACATGAAGCACATGTTATGTTAAACAAAAGTAGTTCGTTCTCTTcctcttctcttctccctttcagTGGTGACGGTGGTGAACACACTCAGCAGGTATAACGGGGAACCTAGCAGTGTCGGCGCAATAATCATAAACCATATGGTTAGCCCTAACCCACATGAGCTGGTGGCTCTGGTGCAAGTTCAGTTCGGACAACGTTGGTTCGTCCCACCAATACTTCTTATCCTCGCTGCTGCTACAGTTCTTAGCACTATCTGCTGACGTCACCGGCACGGGGCACGCGCACGCGTCGATTTGGAAGTCCTTGTAGGTGGCAACGAAGGGTGCGTGGCTCCAATCTGTCTTCACACGACCACCCTGCGTGGCCCAATCGTCCGCGTTCCAGATAGAGCTGTACACGCCCATGGCTTGGTCCTTCGGGAAGGGAATGCCCTTGTGTTCCAGGTTCGTGTGCACCCTTATTGGCGTCTCATCCACCAGGAAACTGTTTACATTCAGATAGATATGCTTCCAATGTTACAATTTTTAACTACCATTTgtcgaataaaaaatatatgtaaaaatgaaaattgacgTCTCAATATGCGTAAGATTCCTTTTCCTTTTGAGTTTGTGTTTATAATTGAATGGGAACCGAAGGGGACACGATGAGGCCAAAGCCTATGATAGCACAAGCTCAACTGACAAAAGCATGCAATTGACAGCTTTTCGGGTTATGAAAGAGTCCAGGTTCAACTAACATTGCTTTTACTTACTTACAGTAAAATATAGTAATATAATGTTTAGGATAATGACTGCTTAATTAAGAGGGACTTACACAACTTGGCGCTGGTTCCAGAAGATGGAGTAGGTGTGGAAGTCCTTGGTGGGGTCGAACCAGAGGTTGAGTCTTTGCTCCCT of the Glycine max cultivar Williams 82 chromosome 13, Glycine_max_v4.0, whole genome shotgun sequence genome contains:
- the DREB gene encoding dehydration-responsive element-binding protein, whose amino-acid sequence is MLAKAHNKGDGSKSLAKILAKWKEYNAQIDSSSDADKPIRKVPAKGSKKGCMKGKGGPENSRCNYRGVRQRTWGKWVAEIREPNRGNRLWLGTFPTAIGAALAYDEAARAMYGSCARLNFPNVSVSSFSEESSKDSPSANHCGSSMAVSANESMISPSNSGVDAEEDVDMEPISLSLSVKHENGEGESGISSSPPSSS
- the LOC100801567 gene encoding xyloglucan endotransglucosylase/hydrolase protein 9 — encoded protein: MSKMLGVFVGLLLLVGLAASAKFDELFQPSWAMDHFIHEGELLKLKLDNYSGAGFGSKSKYMFGKVTIQLKLVEGDSAGTVTAFYMSSDGPTHNEFDFEFLGNTTGEPYSVQTNVYVNGVGNREQRLNLWFDPTKDFHTYSIFWNQRQVVFLVDETPIRVHTNLEHKGIPFPKDQAMGVYSSIWNADDWATQGGRVKTDWSHAPFVATYKDFQIDACACPVPVTSADSAKNCSSSEDKKYWWDEPTLSELNLHQSHQLMWVRANHMVYDYCADTARFPVIPAECVHHRHH